One Triticum dicoccoides isolate Atlit2015 ecotype Zavitan chromosome 5B, WEW_v2.0, whole genome shotgun sequence genomic window carries:
- the LOC119307549 gene encoding RING-H2 finger protein ATL65-like yields the protein MRAHRPPPPAPAPSPSPYQSPMPSPTAAFQGGLISSPPSPSAVASPGPAPVPAPAPEPNALLAYAGARRGGGGMSPPLIAMLAVVGAALLVVLYARLARRVVRAVRRRWRGWRRRRRLLMLPVGSPAHDSFASFTTYDNFYHTFSPYGLDDAAIKSLPSAQFLKAEAARASAGARDCAVCLLEFADGDELRALPLCAHAFHADCIDVWLRAHASCPLCRAAVALPAPVSSPLRSARRVRPSLDDLLFFHPVPPPPQNDAGALPEITPASPDQLNPRDFLLKRSYSFGFERNIATEAASTASPSWRYRLGGGGGDGASGRGRSFWSKRWPSPFGGVGGSAAAAARVFSFRSAAGKSSPFARRRTGAAPAGGGFFMSLSSEPPSIAAARRSNRTSSRLRCGDPEALLSPDRLSR from the coding sequence ATGCGCGcgcaccgcccgccgccgccggcgcccgcgCCCTCCCCGTCCCCGTACCAGTCGCCAATGCCATCCCCGACAGCGGCATTTCAGGGTGGGCTCATCAGCTCGCCGCCTTCTCCCTCCGCGGTCGCGTCACCGGGACCGGCACCCGTGCCTGCGCCAGCGCCGGAGCCTAATGCGCTGCTCGCGTACGCGGGCGCGCGGCGAGGCGGGGGTGGCATGAGCCCGCCGCTCATCGCCATGCTGGCGGTGGTGGGGGCGGCGCTGCTGGTGGTGCTGTACGCGCGGCTGGCCAGGCGCGTGGTCCGAGCcgtccggcggcggtggcgcggatggaggaggcggcggcggctgctgatgCTCCCGGTCGGCTCCCCGGCGCACGACTCCTTCGCGTCCTTCACCACCTACGACAACTTCTACCACACCTTCTCGCCGTACGGCCTGGACGACGCGGCCATCAAGTCGCTGCCCTCGGCGCAGTTCCTCAAGGCGGAGGCCGCGCGCGCGAGCGCCGGAGCCCGCGACTGCGCCGTGTGCCTGCTGGAGTTCGCcgacggcgacgagctccgcgcgcTGCCGCTGTGCGCGCACGCCTTCCACGCCGACTGCATCGACGTCTGGCTCCGCGCGCACGCCTCCTGCCCGCTCTGCCGCGCCGCCGTCGCGCTCCCGGCCCCCGTTTCCTCGCCGCTCCGCTCCGCCCGACGCGTTCGCCCCAGCCTCGACGATCTCCTCTTCTTCCACCCCGTCCCGCCGCCTCCCCAGAACGacgccggcgccctgccggagaTCACCCCGGCAAGCCCCGATCAGCTCAACCCGAGGGACTTCCTCCTCAAGCGCTCCTACTCCTTCGGCTTCGAGCGGAACATTGCCACGGAGGCCGCGTCCACAGCATCCCCTTCCTGGCGCTACCGcttgggcggcggaggcggagacgGCGCCAGCGGCCGCGGCCGAAGCTTCTGGAGCAAGCGCTGGCCATCTCCATTCGGTGGCGTGGGGGGCTCCGCGGCGGCCGCAGCCCGTGTCTTCTCGTTCCGCTCGGCCGCGGGCAAGTCCTCCCCCTTCGCCCGCCGCCGCACCGGCGCAGCCCCCGCAGGAGGCGGGTTCTTCATGTCCCTGTCCTCCGAGCCCCCGTCCATAGCCGCGGCGAGGCGGAGCAACCGCACGTCGAGCCGGCTCCGGTGCGGGGACCCCGAGGCGCTGCTCTCGCCGGACCGTCTCAGCCGCTGA